A stretch of DNA from Carya illinoinensis cultivar Pawnee chromosome 12, C.illinoinensisPawnee_v1, whole genome shotgun sequence:
GGGTCGTAACCTTGGCCCATTCGCCAAACTTCTTGAGCAGCGTGGCATTGTTGCACAGTACACGATGCCAGGGACGCCACAACAGAATGGTGTTGCTGAAAGGCGTAATCGGAATTTATTGGGTATGGTCAGAAGTGTGGTAAGCAATTCTACCTTACCCAAATCATTGTGGGGTAAAGCCATTAAGACGGCAACTTATATCTTAAACCGGGTTCCTAGTAAATCAGTTCCAAAAACTCCTTTCGAGCTATGGACTGGTAGGACACCAAGTTTAAGACACATGCATGTTTGGGGTTGCCCAGCAGAAGCGAGACTTTAcaacccacatgaaaagaaattggatcCCAGAACAGTAAGTGGGTACTTTATTGGCTACCCAGAGAGATCCAAAGGGTATAGGTTTTACTTTCCTAATCACAGTCCAAGAATAGTGGAAACAGGAAATGCCAAATTCATTGAACTTGGCGAAATTAGTGGGAAAATAGAACCTAAAGATGTGATCATTGAGGAAGTACGAGTAGATGTCCCCATACCTACATCCTCAGAAAAGATAATAGTTCCTCTAATTGATCATCACAGTGATACAttggaacaagaaaatgatcacCTATCTCAAAATGATAATATCACTGATGAACCAAGTTCAGAGTTACCAGAACAGATAGTCTTACGCAGATCTCAGAGAGATCGGAGACCTGCTATTTCAGCAGACTATGCGGTATATCTCCAAGAATCTGAATTTGACATTGGGACAAGTGAAGATCCACTAACATTTTCACAAGCTATAGAGAGATGTGATTCTAGTAAATGGATCGATGCTATGAAAGAAGAgttgaaatccatggatcaaAATCAAGTTTGGGATCTTGTTGAGTTGCCTAAAGGGTGTAAAAGAGTCAGgtgtaaatgggtttttaagACCAAACACGACTCTAAAGGTAACGTCGAACGACATAAGGCCAGACTTGTTGTTAAGGGTTTCACTCAGAAAGAAGGCATTGACTACAAAGAGACCTTTTCTCCAGTGTCTAAAAAAGACTCATTCAGAATCATTATGGCATTGGTggctcattttaatttaaagttaCACCAGATGAATATGAAAACGCTTTTCTAAATGGAAGTTTGGATGAAGTGGTCTACATGGAGCAGCCAGAGGGCTACTCAGAAAAAGGCAAAGATCACCTAGTATGTAAgcttaagaaatcaatatacGGGCTTAAACAAGCTCCCCGACAATGGTACTTAAAGttcaatgatacaattactgcctttggatttaaagaaaacatcgttgatcgatgtatatacctaaaggtcagtgggagcaagtttatatttttgatcctgtatgttgatgatatcttgtTGGCCAGTAGTGATCTTGGCCTACTTTATAAAACCAAGGGTTTTCTATctaagaaatttgaaatgaaagatatgggtGAGGCATCCTTTGTGATCGGAATTGAAATCCTCCGGGATCAAAAACAAGGACTGTTGGGATTGtctcaaaaaaattacatagaaagagttcttgagagatttggcatgaaaagttgctcatcacttgatactccgatatcaaaaggtgataagttTAGCCTATCACAATGTCCTAAAACTGAGTGGGAGCATAAAGAGATGGCAAAAATTCCCTATGCTTCAGCTGTGGGGAGCTTGATATATGTACAGATTTGCATGAGGCCAGACATTAGTTTTGCAGTTGGCATGCTTAGGCGTTACCAGAGTAACCCAGGGATGTCTCATTGGAAAGCAGCAAAGAGGGTATTACGATATCTACAAGGAACTAAGGATTACCAGCTTACCTTTAGGAGAACTGACAACTTAGAGGTAACTGGATACTCAGACTCTGATTTTGCCGGTTGTTATGATAGTAGGAAATCTACTTCTGGATATGTTTTCCTACTAGCCAGTGGAGCGATCTCATGGAAAAGTATGAAGCAAACTATCACTGCTTCATCAACAATGGAGGCTGAGTTTGTGGCATGCTTTGAGGCCATAGTGCATGGTTTATGGCTGAGGAACTTTATCACAGGGCTTGGAGTCATTGACTCTATAGAAAGGCCGCTgagaatttattgtgataattcctctgcagtttttttctccaaaaatgatAGGTATTCTAAAGGTGCTAAACACATGGAGTTCAAATATCTAAGTGTCAAGGAGGAAGCACAGAAACAGACAGTGTTCATAGAACATATTAGTACTACGCTTATGATTGCAGATCCATTAACAAAGGGTCTAGTAGCGAAacagtttaaagagcatgttGACAGAATGGGTCTTATGATGTAAACATGATTTGAGCTCgtagatgttttattttattttcgacacttaatgatatctattatggttgttttgtttctgttttcttgtctttccatttgtttgtacattgaatggtttggaagaatggtgacaagataatgtctgcaacagacatgaattggaacccaaggcattacgatattagccttaattatcccaattaaagatcatgtaaaattggttgctggtgttgtggtacatggaagtgaatttgttgattatataacaAAGGACCGCTATGACTCGCATCAGTAGTTGATTTAACATTGATATTATAGAACCCATGTAACATTTGAGCTATGAAAGTCTCAGGAAAAGAATTTGTGCAGTAtggttaatttcctgtaataaacccatgaacggaaaatattattttatgggcatatgggccaagtgggagaatgtaagagttttatttaaactatatgtcccacacacccatcttaatagaatttgaaatagctcaaATCTATCAGATTAAAGATGAGTGATAATGGGATAAGAGaaatcctaagagataagattaaaactctatctctaattatagtcagatacaaacttttagatttcttgatggtcagaaatctataaatagcattgAGGGATTAAAGagttctcacctacaacattagagtgccttttgctatcgtgagacacttgtgaggcgAAGTTGCTAGGGTGATCATTCTCTCATAGCCAgatctaattcttcatcaaactgatggagaaatgtacgcatttatttattactgtttattattgtagatcatatgaaatcgaagatccatttattaatattcatgttaaaaatatttaacacgACTCGCATGGAGGCAGGGATCAAAGGAGACATGCTCTGTTTTTGGCAAGTGAAAATAGAGGCCTCTTAGCGTGCGATGGTGGCTATGGCTTCATGTGGCCTGGGCAATGGACCATTGGGAGGCCGTGAGGGTGTAACGCCTGGGACCTTGGGTTTAGATGGTGTATGTGGTTGCTGAACTTCAAGAAAGGCGGTTCAACGCAACAGCTTCTTGTTTCGCTGTGATCATGAAGGGGTGGCGCGTGGTGGGCCTGTGGGCCTTGCTGAGTGGGGGTGGCTAGTGGTTGGGTGGGACAACCGCGGTTCACGGTAGAGTAAACGAAGTGCTCGATTTGAAGAGGCAGCGACAGTGGAGTGGAGTATCATGTCCATGCTTGCTTGTTGCTCTGTTTCTGAGTGTGGAAAACAGGGGTCTCTCGCAAGGTTGAGGGTGGTTCACGGTTTCTCAGTGTGGACTTCTTGTTGTGGTTCTTCGCTGGGGATGGAGGAGTCGTGATTGCTGTGTTTTGTGTTGGGAGGTGTTTTTGTGAACTGGAGGCTAGCGGCTTGGGGAGTTTTGGCCGTGTTGAGAGGCTGCGTGGTTGGTTCCTTTCTCTCGGTGCCGAGTTGTTTATACACGGGTTGGGTGGTTGGCTATGGGAACTTGAGGAGCAACAAGGTTGATATGAGAACAAGAAAAGGAACAAAATGAGAGAGAGCATTTGAGAGAAATGAGGACATGGGTAACGGAAGGGGAAAAAAGGTGAAATGGCGTGATCTGAAATGGGTAATGGGAGGAGATCTGAAATGGCGTGAGAAAGGGTGAAAACGTTGGGAAGGGAAGAGGGAGTAGAAACCGTCGTTGAAGGGAGGGaaaaacatgaaaagaaaaaagatcccTTGACCAAACGGCGTCATTCACCAAAAGGGCTAGACTTTTCCTAGCCTGGGCCAAGTTATGGGCCAGGCTATTACACAACAAgagctaaaaaaatattagagaatAGTTTTGAGTAGGGGTGTGCATCTAAATCCGAATCTAGATATCCAGCCAAAATCGGATCTGGATTTGGATTTCCAATCCCAGGCGGTTATCTGCCCGGATTGAATCCAATCTGGGTGGATAACCGGATTCAATCTGGATATtcggattttttatttttattttttgggcttAAATCCCGGATATTCTGGTTATATCCGGATTGAATCGGGATtttgtaaaacaaaaaaattctaaaaatatttttataactttaaaaagaaatcttagcacttttttaaaaaaaaaaaaaaaaatctgatctcatatttaaattgcccagatttttttttttaaaataattaaaacactttaaaagaattttataaaaaaattaattgaagaacaaaataaataaaaaatgcaaactagataatattgttgttacatcacaaaacaaaacataaatttacaaagaacaaaataattaataatacatcacaactaattaaactaatacaaatTAGTACTCTTCACATCTTCAATCTTGAATTGGGGGGAAAATTGATTTCTTTCACATTGATCTGGTGATGaccattttggaaaattttctGCTAGATTGAGTCTCCATAAGCTGCCAACAGCATCAATTTCAACAGAAATCTTGAAACGAGTTATGTAGAGTTAATTATAATTGTTGAAGTTACCTGCATCCATAGGGATGCTCTTCGAGGCTCCCATGCTGGGAAACCACCATTGCTACTCTACACTGGCAATTgaaagaaatttaattattttggtGAACCATTTTAGAAATGCAACATAATGAAGTTactgaattgagatgaattatCTAACTAGAAACAGGTTTTAGTTTGAGAAATATTGTTCTTCATCGTCAATTTTGTTATTATCAATCACATCAGCTGATGTGTCCTGTTTTGAGTGCATTTTTTCTTATGAAGCCATTTAATATGTGTCATATTATTAGCAAGTGCgattaaagatgataaaatcAAAGATGTGGAGTATAATTGATCTTTTAGTTTGATTAACTATGTCAAAAGAGAAGCATGGGTATTGGTAAGATAAATTCTTACTTGTAGAGAAAGAATGATATTGACAAAAACCTCTCAGTATCAAGTTTTTCCCCAACTAGGTCCTCTGATATTTGTGAGAGCAAAAGTGTAATCTGCAGAAGAGAAGGTTTAGCCAAAAGTTGACTTCTTCCTTTGGAACAAACCTTGAGAATGTGGGATTTTAGTATATACATGTATCATGACAGAATTGAAGCATTACCTTCAACCCCTCTCCTGTGACATCAGAGACTTGCCAGCCGTAGTCCTCCATTGAGAATGTCCATGATCCTTTAGATATGTGCCAATACATAGCTCTAAGCATAAGCATTGAAGCATGAAAACATCAAATAATAAGCATAAGCATTGAAGTATGAAAACAGAGAAATTCAATAACTACTACCAATCAAACCATCAATCCAGGAACATGTCTCAAGAAAAccataaaacagaaaaatcctAAAACCAAGGAAACTGAAAACACCAAACAATCATAACGAGGAACATATCTAAAGAGACAAAGCTTTGGTGACTTAGGCAATACTGCTACCTCAAATGCTCAAAAAATCTTCAAGATGGTCCACAACCACAGGTTACATAGttacttcaaaatatatttatatgaactcTTGCCTCATCCAGAGCTTATCCATACTGAGACCCTCGAATTCTCTCCTGATATGCTCTTCTAACATAGCCATTATAGAGCTTTGTTTTCAGGTCTGAATAAGTTCTAGAAAAGGCACCCTTCAAAGGGACTTTTTAACAAGAAGATATTGGCAAGAATTGGTGTGACAAATGCATGCCAGATCTTGTTAAGTTAAGATATATCTCATGGAAAAAATCTTCAAACAATTACACCTGATGCACAACTAACTTGAAGGAAAACCATCTTACACCATAGTTAGAAAACTTGCCTCCTAATGCCTTAGCATATTCAAAACCTCAAccgataataaaaaaaataaataaataaataaaaaatctggtGCAAGGGTACCCCCATAATCCAACTGATATGCATAGTTTGTTGAGATCTTTGTCAAAACATTAAAACACATTGAGATGAGACATCAAGTTATTTTGTTTTTGCCAAACAGGATGTGGTTTggcataaaaaggaaaataataggcTAGATCGTTTGACTCTTCTCAGGAAAATATTTGGGAATTTGTTCTATAACAGATACCATCAAAGCATGTTGTTccaaatgagataagatttaaaattaccATCTTAAAAGGTGATGCAAAATTTGGCCAAAATTCTCCATCAACATATTTAAATCCGAATTGTTTTATCTTCATCCATTTGTCACCCTAACATAAAGATAAAACAGAGACTAACTCGAAAACAAATAATGAAGCCAGAAAATGATGATTACCTTTCCAAACccagaaaatcaaacacaaacccaaacaGACCAAGCGAAAATCAAACTCAAACCTAGAAAAATCCAACCAAACCGAGAGAAAGACAGAGACAAAGAGACCAAAAGcatgaaaaagggaaagagatatAAACATCagcttcacaaaataataaacCCGGAAAATGAAACACAAACCCAAACAGACCACgcgaaaatcaaacacaaacctagaaaaatccaaccaaaccgagagaaagacagagagagagagagagattagcatACTGTCGGTTTTGATTAGCATATagacagagacagagatagACAGATTTGCAATTGGCACGGCTAGGGTTTTGGATGAGAACTTGAGAGATGAGACGAGACAGAGAGCTGAAGAGAGGATTCGTTCAGCTTGAGAACTTGAGAGGAATTAAATGTAAGAAATAAATGGTGTCGTTTTGgcaagagaaaaaaaacatCCAGATGTAATATCCGGTTACGGATTACCGGATTAGAAAACCAGATCCGTAACCGGATCCAGTTTTTTCTTAACCGCCCGGGTGTGATCCGGGTGGATAACCGCCCAGATTCACCCGGATTCTGAGTTTTGGATCCGGACTGGCAAAAAATCCAGTCCGAATGCACACCCCTAGTTTTGAGCTTAGCAATAGATGAGAGAGTTTTTATAAAGTGAAGTCCTTTCTATTGGGTATAACTCTTTGCTACTGATTTAGTTTTGTAGCATTCTATTTGGCTATCTGAATGGTATTTACCTTTGGGACCTTGATCTCTACTGCCATAGTCTTACAGCAATAAGGAGATTTGATAGCTTGGTGAAGAAATTGAAGTTCAATTTCAATTAAGATAGCAACTATGGAAGCTTCATAAAATGGTGAAATGTTTTGATATGAAAGGACAAAATAAAAGGGATAAGAAGTACCAGAACTTTCCTGAGAAATAACATTGTCCAACGATGTGGTAGGTGATGAAGAGGTCATGTGGTGACAAGGAATACCGATCCCGTTGttaaaaaacaagaacaaaaataaaaagtgacaATGATtgtagataactatatatgcaTGGGGTTGTCTGATCCTTTAATGACTTTTCAAGGAAGAGATATAACTGAAGGAGGATGATCTAAAGGAATAGGAAAGATTGAAGATAAGGGAAGAACATAATCAAGTGAGGAGATGAAGGAGTATGAGAACTATCAAATAGTACAAATAGTAGGAAGAACTAAGGGATCAGTATAAGAGGAAGAATAGATAGGTGAAAATGGaaaactttttcaaagaaaaaagcaTCCCTTGAAATTAAAGATGGATAACTGATGAAGATGCAAGGCTTAGCTCTAGCGTCAAATTTAGTTTGATTATGCAAAAGACTCAAACATGGCATGAAGaaccatttttttaatgagtacaAGAAGAGAAACTATATGGCTGTTAAAAcacaatcacaataaattccAAGAGCAAATTAGCTTGAAAGCTAAGAGCTTGAGCCACATTTAGAAAGTGGTGGTTTCTccaaaatgctttttttttttttctttttttcttttttgtggagTTTTAGTGCAAATCCTTTGACAAACAACAACCTTAGAATTGTAGACATGAAGCATACCGAACTCAGGGTCATTCCTGACTTGGCTCTTGAGACAAGGTTACATGTAACACCCGGGTCTAGTACCaagctatttaaaaaaaaaattggatttatATGTGTGAAAAACccatttgagttttcaaatatattttttttaagtagactATGGGTTGAAAATCTCTGTTTTGGTGGattatgatttttctttgaGGTTGATGTTGaggttaaaaatctttttaaggCTGAGATAAGTTTTTTGAACAcgttagattttttattttttattttttattttagattgaGTCAAGGTCCAAAATTTAGAGTAGAgccattttataatttttctacaaTATTCAAACCATGGGCCCAAACCTTGCACAAAACCCACTCCCATGAGAACTAGCTTCCAGACTCCACACCTTGCACATCTCCACACTTGTCCCCATGCCATGCACTTCTCTCATGCATGTCCCATTTCCTTTTTATTCTCATTTAGGCTTTTCAATCACCTCTATAAATACACATATTTCTCTCAAAAACGTTGCGACAGCCTAAGTTTTGCAGTGAATCAAAAACCACATCCCAGTCCTTTAGCAAACCACGATAACCCATTGCCCAACCTTTTTGTAATGCCCCGGTCCCACAGGGGTCAGAGAGTTACTTCCTGTAATTTAAAACTCacatttcaacaaaatatttacaaactccaaaatttaaagtcattagaatactacaaaatctcttaataaaatcCACCAATCCTCAGATATCTTCTATGAGTAATCCACTATACTTAAATAATCATCTCATTATGTTTCATAATCCTCATTCTTAGCTAAACTATTCaaaaatcatctaaaaaatattatgaagataaggagtgagttatcaacaactcagtaagcagagaACATATACTTGTATGTAAATATAAGCATTTACAGAAATAAGAATGCAGAACagaacattttccttttcattttcaaagtaTGGAAGCAGaaacatgttataaaaaatcaaagcaaagtttcaaaaatattcatattaaaaaatattcttattcaaagtcttttggcatagcataactgatCACCATCATACCATAACATCATATTACCTCAGAGGCTATGCTTATATGAACATCATATAAGCATTTATAGAAATCATACAACCCGatttttggcattttgtttCTAAACTATGCAAAAGAGAGTGACTATGAAATTttgtgtataaattatattattgtgATCTGAttctgttatgttttgaagatattttacactctgatatgatatgatttaGTTTATGAAAATCTCTGGCGTGACattctatttttgtttctattCCTTTCTGACCTTACCATAGGTGTAAAACTGTGGCCTTCATTCAGGTTGGTaccaacttttttgtttttggaagtAAAGTGATTTTCTGCATGGCctttcctgtgtgcacactcgAAGCTCCAAGAATAATAAAGGAAAGAGTCACATTATGTTTCTACTTAGTTGGTCGTCAGGGTTTGCACAATGCTACCATAGGGGTTAAATATGAAATTCTGTTCTGATGTGATATTTCAGTTATGCTGTACCAaatgaattttgaatatgaatatttttaaatttttgctttgatatttttgataacatgttttgacTCTGTattctgaaaataaaatatgttttgctCTGCATTCTGAACtctataaatgctcatgtttgcattttagtatatgttctctacttactaagttgttgataactcacccccctatcttcataatatttttcagataatctTGATGGTTTAGCTGAAGAGCAAGAATAGGAAGTGTTAGAGAGGTTGATGTTCGTAGATGATAAGTGCCCGAGGGTATAAGTACTTATTTGAGAGTCATAGTTAGTTAATCGTTTGTTTTTGGTTATTTTGATATGTTAAGGATATTTTTGAGTCTTTTGGGAGTttctaatttttactttttatttttttacaatttctttATGGTGCCTATTAAGGAACATGAATATTTGGgttgagcaaataaattaatattttatagagttttttcTAGATTTTATTAGTTGTGATATTGGTTGATATTAAGTAATAAGAGCTAACTCTCCAAACCTACGGGACTGGGGTGTTACATTGCATGCGCATCAAGCAATAAATCTGCCTCATTTTTCGCTCAAACCAAAGTTTAGATGCTATTGAAGGAACTTTCTTCACTCAAGCGAGAGTCTAGCAAAAGTAGAGCGACTTCTTGATTTGGTGGATTGTTTCACCTTTTCAGCTTCAATTTTTAACCCAACCCAATACTAAATCAATTAAATTGGATTATGACTCTGCCAACAAATAATTGTTAACTATAATtagtagttatattatatactaaatcTTCAACTATTAGTATTTACTATTTACCTATGTTATGGTATAAGTATCGGTCATTCGTCTATGTTGGGAGCTTTGCACGTTTGTCTAGTTGGGTGAAACTGTttttctacaaaaataatttggttttttaacaaaaagtttgattcatgaataatttaatgcatattaaaacaaaacaatttttggtaaatatctttaaataatgACAGATTAGTCAAGTATAATAATTGCATGTTTAGATAgtttagaaaacaaaaagattagttcaaaatataccATAGTTTAATGCAAGTTTAGCTAATTGATCATTTTGCTAAACTTGTTTAACAAAAAGATTAGCTCAAAATGTTGGTTGGCTAGTTTGTGGCATAATTGATCATTCTGCGTCGTCTTGTATGGGATCAATTGAGAGGACTTTGAAGTTTTTGTGTTGCTGTTGCTTGAGTAGATTGGGGTCTAGACGAAGTTGAATCATCCatccttttataaaaaattgattattgaataatttaatgcatagaaacaaaaaaaaaaaaaaaaaaaattgttctccTTTCCGTTACAAACTGTGGTATGGTTCATGCTTGCAAGAATCaaactttgaattttctttaggtttttatttatttttccttctttgaatgtttcctattttcttaaaaattttccTACTCTAGTTTTAAATCCCACTATTCGTATAAACCAAACATATAACAATCAAGTAATTTCTACAAAAAATGATTTCCAAAAGGACACtgtcaacattaaaaaaaaaaaaaaaagaaaaaaaaaaagaaaaagaaaaagaagctaaAAGCCATCTATTTTTTCAGATTAATATAAACCTCAAACCACAAAAAATCTGTTTCACTTTTCTAAAAACCTCAAACCAGGAAAAACCtgtttcacttttaaaaaatttaaaatttggtttAGTGATGTTTCGTTTAAGTCCAAttcttatgtttttctttaagcaGAATCAtaacctttttatttatttatttatttattatttattttttgttttttgttgttgtaagtaacaagttttttattatttatttatttttattttttttaagacgGAGAGATCTCCTATTATTAATAGAAACCTTCACTTTTGGTGGAGGAATTATACATTCTAAATGTCAACCAACTTATTCCAAAAAGAAATAAGTCACTATATACTAAGAATAAAGCCACCGTATACCCTGTATATAAACTCCTCCCATATAAACAGAAATATAAAACGTGTAAAGGTAAAAGCAAACCAGAACTACTTCAAACCATTCTAGTGCATGAAACTTGTCGTAAGTATGGTAAACCAAGTCTATCAGTATGGCAAACAAAGAGTTACTATTCAACAACTTCCAAGCAAATTTAACGTGAAGAGATTTTTGAATATCAAACATGCTTCTCAAACCTATACCTCCCTCATCAGTAGGCTTGCAAAGTAGGTCCCAAGACACCCACTTACTCTTCAACTTACCATCTGTCGAACCCAATAAAAAATTACCAAACAGCCTATGCAAATTGTGCAAAACAGATTTTGAGCTTGAGTGACTGCCAAGAAATGAACTGGCATGCTAGTAAGGGCATGCTTTATTAGAATTAGTCTTGCACATGAGGAcaaaaacttcatcttccaaccTTCTATTTTATGCCCAACATGTTGCAACAACTCTCCAAATAAATGCCTTTCATTCTTCTAGTTATAATGGGAACCCCAAAATATTTAATAGGGAATTGGACTTCTGAAAAACCTATCAAACTTAAAACAAACCTTCGCCTTATGGTCGAAATCTTAGAAGAAAAATACAAAGATGATATAGGAGCATTTACCACCTGTCTTGACCAACTCGCATACAAACCAATAGTATCAATAATGGCCTTAACCGACCTTTTTCtatcatttgtaaaaattacCATATCATCCATATAGAAAAGATGCAAACTTAAAGGGCAACCTCTGGGATGAGAAAAATAACCAATTTCGCCAGCCTCAAACTTGCCTCTTAGTAGATGCGAGAAAACCTCCTCcactaaaatgaataaataaggcGAGAGTGGGTCTCCTTGATGAAGACCCCTTCCACCCTTTAAAAAACCTTTAGCGGTCCCATTCATAACAATCAAATACCATGATGTATCACAcattgagaaataatattacatacCTCAGCAGAGAAACCAAAGGCACGTAGCACATATAATAAAAACTCCCAATCAATAGTGTCATAGACTTTAGCCATGTTTATCTTCATCATAATATTCTCACCCATAACTGGTTTATTAATATCATGTACTAACTCTTGAGTAATACTGATATTCTCAAATATACTTCTCCCAAGAAGAAAAGCACCTTGCTTCAAAGAAATGAGTCAGCTCAATACTGATGTCAAACAACTCACCATGATCttataacatattttataaaccaTTGAACAAAGACTTATTGGCCTAAATTTGTCAAAAGACGAAGGATCCAATACTTTTGAAATTAAAACTATGAACAAGGAAGTATAAAACTTGGGTAGTGGAGCACCCagaaaaaattcacaaatggGCTCCATTAAATCCATCTTGACTAGCTCCCAGCAATGTCAAAAGAATCTTACTCCAAAGCCATCAGGGCGTGGGCTACTATCCACTGAAATAGAGAATAAAGCTGCCTTAATCTCCTGCTCCTAAGGACATCTAATCAGAGCTTGATTTTTAGCACCCAAAACAGCAACTTGAACTAGTTTAGAGACATTAGGCAACCGGTGCCTTGGTCTAGCTTGCAAGAaattattagaataaaccaTTGTTGATTTCATGAATAGCTTCTGGAGAAGAAAGAACCCGACCATTACTTAGATTCATATCAGTCATAGACTTATGCTTCCTCACCTGCAAAgcttgaagaaaaagaagaattaaCTTTGCTATGATCCACCCAAGATTGCTTAACTTGTTGAGTAATACGGACCTCTTTCCTTTTTAACTAAGTAGGTAGCTCGATCTTCGTGGCCAAGACGTCTAACTCAA
This window harbors:
- the LOC122289282 gene encoding secreted RxLR effector protein 161-like yields the protein MAKIPYASAVGSLIYVQICMRPDISFAVGMLRRYQSNPGMSHWKAAKRVLRYLQGTKDYQLTFRRTDNLEVTGYSDSDFAGCYDSRKSTSGYVFLLASGAISWKSMKQTITASSTMEAEFVACFEAIVHGLWLRNFITGLGVIDSIERPLRIYCDNSSAVFFSKNDRYSKGAKHMEFKYLSVKEEAQKQTVFIEHISTTLMIADPLTKGLVAKQFKEHVDRMGLMM